Proteins encoded by one window of Salmonirosea aquatica:
- a CDS encoding chorismate mutase: MNASLDILPLSSWINTDGKPLVIAGPCSAETEEQMLESAMQIKNEGFAHVIRAGVWKPRTRPGSFEGMGEAALPWLQTVKKETGLPVAVEVANPQHIELALKYGVDILWVGARTTVNPFNVQELADALKGVDVPVLVKNPVNPDLQLWIGALERLNQAGVRKLGAIHRGFSNAQETKFRNSPMWPIAIELKTLFPQLPVIGDPSHMAGKRAYLFELAQRALDLNYDGLIIESHRDPDKAWSDAAQQLTPAALSEMLHELHVRKESYGDEYQTQLEIIRSKLDNLDRELLETLAARMSLVEKLAEYKRDNNVAAYQVDRFREILNTRADWGKSLNLFPNLVDELFKLVHMESIRKQTEVMNQVSA; this comes from the coding sequence ATGAATGCTTCGTTAGATATCCTGCCCCTGAGTAGCTGGATTAATACCGACGGTAAACCCTTGGTAATTGCCGGGCCATGCAGTGCCGAAACTGAGGAACAAATGCTTGAGTCTGCCATGCAGATCAAAAACGAGGGTTTTGCGCATGTAATCCGGGCGGGTGTCTGGAAACCGCGTACGCGTCCCGGGAGTTTTGAGGGGATGGGCGAAGCGGCCCTACCCTGGTTGCAAACTGTTAAGAAGGAAACGGGACTACCTGTAGCCGTTGAGGTAGCTAACCCGCAGCACATTGAACTGGCGTTGAAATATGGCGTGGACATTCTTTGGGTAGGGGCCCGTACGACGGTGAATCCATTCAACGTACAGGAGCTGGCCGATGCCCTCAAAGGGGTCGATGTACCCGTACTGGTCAAAAATCCCGTAAATCCTGATCTGCAATTGTGGATCGGTGCTTTAGAGCGCCTCAACCAGGCAGGTGTCCGCAAGCTGGGCGCCATTCACCGGGGTTTTTCGAATGCACAGGAAACGAAATTCCGTAATTCGCCGATGTGGCCTATCGCAATCGAACTCAAAACTCTTTTTCCCCAACTCCCGGTTATCGGTGATCCCAGCCACATGGCTGGCAAGCGTGCATACCTTTTCGAGTTAGCCCAGCGCGCGCTGGATCTTAACTACGACGGCCTGATCATCGAATCGCACCGCGATCCCGATAAGGCTTGGTCTGATGCTGCCCAACAGTTGACCCCGGCTGCCCTCAGCGAAATGTTGCACGAACTCCATGTACGCAAAGAGTCGTATGGTGATGAGTATCAGACTCAGCTGGAAATAATCCGGAGCAAACTGGATAACCTGGATCGTGAATTATTGGAAACGCTGGCGGCCCGTATGTCGTTGGTGGAAAAACTGGCCGAGTACAAGCGTGACAACAACGTGGCGGCTTACCAAGTTGATCGTTTCCGTGAAATCCTGAATACCCGGGCCGACTGGGGGAAGAGCCTGAATCTGTTTCCCAATCTGGTAGACGAGCTTTTCAAACTGGTACATATGGAATCTATCCGCAAGCAAACGGAAGTAATGAACCAAGTGAGTGCTTGA
- a CDS encoding S9 family peptidase → MKHFSILFCCVTFIGSVYAQSKEKVKATDLTRIAQVGTISISPSGKQAVYTLTTTEAVPDAKFEYEYRTHLYLFDLENKTEPRALTYGFESASQPAWSPDGSKIAFVRTVKEQNQIFILPLSGGEAWQLTNLNYGAGGPRWSPDGKTILFSTALSMGDVMKDSTINPRKELPAWSLEKPGFDDNSFVRAPNGVKPDPDGTLAEIRAFLQKDADDKKAKVINRLNFQAESTTQPELNFTHLYTIEARPGAMARNITRGYYNYGQAEWTPDGKIVFITQGDSLQHPDRSLRNRIVRINADGSGWFTLLSDPERTFNQPSFAPDGKYLAFITSLAPTRSGLLDLGHVGILDMADLKKPVLSNFDRSAGNLVWSKDSKALYFSASSNGGAPAFRMEMPSGQVNQLTDYLFGVTDFAVSGKEVLYAKTEVANPSELYRADLSFKNERQLSHHNTGWVNNRALSFPEKHTLKNSAGQTIEYWIMKPTFLEAGKKYPLVLEMHGGPTAMWGPGEASMWHEFQFFCSQGYGIVYANPRGSGGYGVDFMKANYRDWGTGPAEDVLAAATEAAKEAWVDTARQVITGGSYAGYLTAWIVGHDDRFKAAFAQRGVYELTTFMGEGNAWRLVPGYFGGYPWEKEAAASMRDNSPQSFVQNINTPLLIKHGENDLRTGVIQSELLYKSLKILGKDVEYVRMPGATHELSRSGNPRQRIDRILRIYEFFERYVGKSANN, encoded by the coding sequence ATGAAGCACTTTTCCATTCTTTTTTGCTGTGTGACATTCATCGGTTCTGTGTATGCTCAGTCTAAAGAAAAAGTAAAAGCTACGGACCTGACCCGCATTGCGCAGGTAGGTACGATCAGTATTTCGCCCTCGGGCAAACAGGCTGTGTATACCCTCACCACGACGGAAGCTGTGCCCGATGCGAAGTTCGAGTATGAGTATAGGACACATCTCTATCTGTTCGATCTGGAAAACAAAACAGAACCGCGCGCCCTGACCTATGGCTTTGAAAGTGCCAGCCAGCCCGCCTGGTCGCCGGATGGTAGTAAAATTGCATTTGTACGTACAGTCAAAGAACAGAATCAGATATTCATTCTGCCTCTCAGTGGGGGCGAGGCCTGGCAATTGACCAATCTGAACTACGGGGCGGGCGGACCACGTTGGTCGCCCGATGGGAAAACCATTCTTTTTTCCACTGCATTGAGTATGGGTGACGTGATGAAAGATTCAACCATCAATCCTCGCAAAGAACTTCCTGCCTGGTCTTTGGAGAAACCGGGCTTCGATGATAATTCATTCGTGAGAGCCCCCAATGGGGTCAAGCCCGATCCTGATGGCACGCTGGCAGAAATCCGGGCTTTTTTGCAAAAGGATGCGGATGACAAAAAAGCCAAGGTCATCAACCGCCTGAACTTTCAGGCTGAATCCACTACGCAGCCCGAACTAAACTTCACACACCTGTACACCATTGAAGCACGGCCTGGTGCCATGGCGCGAAACATTACGCGGGGCTACTACAATTATGGTCAGGCAGAATGGACACCGGACGGGAAGATCGTGTTTATCACGCAGGGCGACAGCCTTCAGCATCCCGACCGTTCACTACGCAATCGCATCGTACGCATCAATGCTGATGGTAGCGGGTGGTTTACTTTACTTTCCGATCCTGAGCGTACATTCAACCAGCCTAGTTTTGCGCCCGATGGCAAGTACCTGGCTTTCATTACTTCTTTGGCTCCGACGCGCTCGGGATTACTCGACCTGGGGCATGTGGGTATCCTGGACATGGCTGATTTGAAAAAACCGGTGTTGTCTAACTTTGACCGCTCTGCGGGTAATCTCGTGTGGTCGAAGGACAGTAAGGCACTGTACTTCTCGGCCTCTTCCAACGGTGGCGCTCCGGCTTTTCGGATGGAAATGCCATCGGGTCAGGTGAATCAATTGACTGATTATTTATTTGGTGTAACGGACTTTGCGGTTTCTGGAAAAGAAGTGCTTTATGCCAAAACTGAAGTCGCCAATCCATCGGAATTATACCGGGCTGATTTGTCTTTTAAAAATGAGCGACAGCTTAGCCATCACAATACCGGCTGGGTTAATAACCGGGCGTTGAGTTTTCCCGAAAAACACACGCTCAAGAACTCGGCAGGCCAGACGATCGAGTACTGGATTATGAAGCCTACTTTTTTAGAAGCCGGGAAAAAGTACCCCCTGGTACTGGAGATGCATGGAGGTCCTACCGCTATGTGGGGCCCGGGAGAAGCCTCCATGTGGCACGAATTCCAATTCTTCTGTTCGCAGGGGTACGGTATCGTGTATGCCAATCCACGCGGTTCGGGCGGCTACGGTGTGGATTTTATGAAGGCCAACTACCGTGACTGGGGTACCGGGCCTGCTGAGGACGTGCTGGCCGCTGCCACCGAAGCCGCCAAAGAAGCCTGGGTGGACACCGCGCGTCAGGTGATCACGGGCGGGTCGTATGCAGGGTACCTTACTGCCTGGATTGTAGGTCATGACGACCGTTTCAAAGCAGCGTTTGCCCAGCGGGGAGTATACGAACTCACGACTTTCATGGGAGAGGGTAACGCCTGGAGGTTGGTGCCAGGGTACTTCGGCGGCTACCCGTGGGAAAAAGAAGCGGCGGCTTCCATGCGGGACAATTCGCCTCAGAGTTTTGTTCAAAACATCAACACACCCCTACTGATCAAGCACGGCGAGAATGACCTGCGTACTGGGGTCATCCAGAGTGAATTGCTCTACAAAAGTCTCAAAATTCTGGGAAAAGACGTAGAGTATGTCCGCATGCCCGGGGCCACGCATGAGTTGAGCCGGAGTGGAAACCCTCGCCAACGCATAGATCGAATCTTACGGATCTACGAATTTTTTGAGCGGTACGTAGGAAAATCAGCCAATAATTAA
- a CDS encoding thymidine kinase — MFIEPSRKKEILHPRTGWIEVICGSMFSGKTEELIRRLNRAKIARQAVEIFKPALDKRYHQEDIVSHNENSIRSTPVQTANEILLLAGNCEVVGLDEVQFFDTSILDVCNSLADKGKRVIVAGLDMDFQGKPFGCMPQLMSIAEYVTKVHAICVICGDVASHSYRISPSQERVLLGETDIYEARCRRCFNLGEKVDRNF, encoded by the coding sequence ATGTTTATTGAACCCTCACGCAAAAAGGAAATTCTACATCCACGTACGGGCTGGATCGAGGTGATTTGTGGTTCGATGTTTTCGGGCAAAACCGAAGAACTGATTCGCCGACTCAATCGGGCGAAGATAGCCCGGCAAGCGGTGGAAATTTTTAAACCCGCATTGGATAAACGTTACCATCAGGAAGACATTGTTTCGCACAACGAGAATTCAATTCGCTCTACCCCCGTCCAGACGGCCAATGAAATTCTGCTTTTAGCCGGAAACTGTGAGGTAGTTGGGCTCGATGAGGTGCAGTTTTTCGATACATCCATTCTGGATGTGTGCAACTCACTAGCCGACAAAGGAAAAAGAGTCATTGTGGCCGGACTTGATATGGATTTCCAGGGCAAGCCCTTCGGTTGCATGCCCCAACTGATGAGTATAGCCGAATACGTGACTAAGGTTCACGCCATCTGCGTAATCTGTGGTGATGTAGCCTCACATTCTTACCGGATTTCGCCCTCTCAGGAGCGGGTACTACTGGGCGAAACCGACATATACGAAGCTCGCTGCCGCCGTTGCTTCAATTTGGGGGAGAAGGTAGACCGGAATTTTTGA
- a CDS encoding glutamate-5-semialdehyde dehydrogenase yields MDENGQEAPTTIIPMLKAAQQAAGGVRNLPDPVKSSLLNNLADRILTQKELILAQNQQDLDRMDDADPKKDRLLLNNNRIEALAQSLREIALLPDPTGQVLLERTLEQGLQMQKIAVPLGVVGVIYESRPNVTLDVAALCLRSGNACVLKGGKEAAHSNACLVDIIHESLAEFAIPAEAVTLLPTDRKFVNELLTATRFVDIIIPRGSESLIQFVRKNSLVPTIETGAGVCHTYVEKSADLAKARAIVVNAKVSRPSVCNSLDTILVDRAVAGEFLPTLTEQLNAYNVEIFADKTAYPILKAAGYPHLQEAQPEDFGREFLDYKCSIRVVEGLPEALAHIQEFSSRHSEAIVSQDTQVIETFLNEVDAAAVYANASTRFTDGGVFALGAEIGISTQKLHARGPFALEKLVTEKWVIRGNGQVRG; encoded by the coding sequence ATGGACGAAAACGGGCAGGAAGCTCCTACCACGATTATCCCTATGCTGAAAGCAGCTCAGCAGGCAGCGGGAGGAGTGCGAAATTTACCAGATCCCGTCAAGTCATCCCTGCTAAACAACCTGGCCGATCGGATCCTGACGCAGAAAGAACTGATCCTGGCTCAGAACCAGCAGGACCTCGACCGGATGGATGATGCCGATCCGAAAAAAGATCGTTTGCTGTTGAACAATAATCGTATCGAAGCTTTGGCCCAAAGTCTGCGCGAGATAGCCCTCCTGCCCGATCCTACCGGGCAGGTACTCCTCGAGCGCACGCTGGAGCAGGGCTTACAGATGCAGAAAATCGCCGTGCCTCTGGGCGTGGTTGGTGTAATTTACGAATCCCGACCTAACGTGACGCTCGACGTAGCCGCTTTATGTCTGCGCTCGGGCAACGCCTGCGTACTGAAAGGAGGTAAGGAAGCGGCCCATTCCAATGCTTGCCTGGTAGATATTATTCACGAATCGCTGGCCGAATTCGCTATCCCTGCCGAAGCCGTCACGCTGCTTCCGACCGACCGCAAATTCGTGAATGAACTATTGACTGCCACGCGCTTTGTGGACATCATCATTCCGCGTGGCTCGGAATCGCTGATTCAGTTTGTGCGGAAAAATTCGCTGGTACCTACCATCGAAACCGGAGCCGGCGTGTGCCATACTTATGTGGAGAAATCAGCGGATTTGGCTAAGGCCCGGGCTATTGTTGTTAACGCCAAGGTATCTCGTCCTTCGGTTTGTAATTCGTTGGATACCATTCTGGTGGATCGCGCGGTTGCCGGGGAGTTTTTACCAACCCTAACCGAACAACTTAATGCTTACAATGTGGAAATTTTCGCCGACAAAACGGCTTATCCCATTCTGAAGGCCGCGGGGTACCCTCATCTGCAAGAAGCTCAGCCGGAAGATTTCGGACGGGAATTCCTGGATTACAAATGCTCCATAAGGGTAGTGGAAGGCTTACCGGAAGCGCTGGCGCACATTCAGGAATTTTCTTCCCGGCACTCCGAAGCCATCGTATCGCAGGATACCCAGGTCATTGAAACGTTCCTCAATGAAGTAGATGCCGCTGCGGTGTACGCCAACGCTTCTACCCGCTTCACCGATGGGGGGGTGTTCGCATTGGGTGCTGAAATTGGTATTTCCACCCAGAAACTACACGCGCGTGGTCCCTTCGCCCTGGAAAAACTCGTCACCGAAAAATGGGTCATACGTGGCAATGGGCAGGTACGGGGATAA
- the proB gene encoding glutamate 5-kinase: MAGVKPILVIKFGTASITRPSGEPDHTIISEIARQVASLHTSYRIILVSSGAVGAGKAYIQEYRGNITQRKAAAAVGNPLLIGLYARYFLPYRIPIAQSLCERQHFANRHQFLQLKSTYEELWTSGIIPIVNENDVVSDRELKFSDNDELATLIATGFGAQTLMLCTSVGGLLDENGRIVREVADVSEVFKWVRTEKSDLGLGGMASKLTFTKLATRMGIRVVIFGINEPDGIVKALQLETGTVFQPQPSTLSARRRWLGSGGLVAGQLRIDDGAVRALQKRKSLLAVGILEVRGDFEAGELVEVFDPSGDMVAVARSRETSQAIVGNLKTVNFEVANASDIVLF; this comes from the coding sequence ATGGCAGGCGTCAAGCCCATTCTGGTCATAAAATTCGGTACTGCTTCCATTACCCGCCCCTCCGGAGAACCGGATCATACCATTATTTCGGAAATAGCCCGGCAAGTAGCGAGTCTGCATACATCTTACCGCATCATACTGGTTTCGTCAGGAGCAGTGGGAGCCGGGAAAGCGTATATTCAGGAGTACCGGGGTAACATCACGCAGCGCAAAGCCGCAGCAGCGGTCGGGAATCCTCTGCTTATCGGTTTGTATGCCCGGTACTTTTTGCCCTATCGAATTCCCATAGCCCAAAGCCTTTGTGAGCGCCAACACTTTGCCAACCGGCATCAATTTCTACAATTGAAAAGTACCTACGAAGAACTCTGGACAAGCGGCATTATCCCCATCGTAAATGAAAACGATGTAGTAAGCGATCGCGAGTTAAAGTTTTCGGACAATGATGAACTGGCCACGCTGATTGCCACGGGTTTTGGCGCCCAAACCCTCATGCTTTGCACTTCGGTAGGGGGTTTACTGGACGAAAATGGACGCATAGTGCGAGAAGTGGCCGATGTCAGTGAGGTCTTTAAGTGGGTACGCACCGAAAAATCGGATTTGGGTTTGGGAGGAATGGCCTCTAAACTGACCTTCACCAAGCTTGCTACCCGAATGGGTATCCGGGTGGTCATTTTCGGCATAAACGAACCTGATGGGATCGTAAAGGCGTTACAACTCGAAACGGGTACCGTCTTTCAGCCTCAGCCTTCCACCTTATCGGCCCGCAGGCGCTGGCTGGGCAGTGGCGGCTTGGTGGCAGGACAACTTCGCATTGACGACGGAGCCGTACGGGCCCTGCAGAAACGGAAAAGTCTACTGGCAGTCGGTATTCTGGAAGTGCGGGGCGACTTTGAAGCCGGCGAGTTGGTAGAGGTTTTCGACCCTTCGGGTGACATGGTGGCGGTGGCGCGTTCGCGTGAAACCTCCCAAGCCATTGTGGGTAATTTGAAAACGGTAAATTTTGAAGTGGCGAATGCCAGTGATATCGTGTTATTTTAA
- the aat gene encoding leucyl/phenylalanyl-tRNA--protein transferase produces the protein MNQLTADDLIYGYINGIFPMADADGSLYWYSPDPRAVIPIDSYRPAKSLRPILNKNLFEIRINRNFEGVMRQCAAPRIQEEGTWISEDIIRAYTQLHDLGMAHSIEAYQEGELVGGLYGVAIGAAFFGESMFHQVSNASKVAFHTLMGLLRERNFKLLDTQFINDNVRRFGAIEIPKAEYLARLRQAISMKTRFTEPDLEYLFQRVA, from the coding sequence ATGAATCAACTGACTGCTGACGATCTTATCTACGGCTATATTAATGGTATATTTCCCATGGCCGATGCCGACGGCTCGCTGTACTGGTATTCGCCAGATCCTCGTGCCGTTATCCCCATCGACTCCTACCGTCCTGCCAAATCCCTGCGGCCCATACTGAACAAAAACCTTTTCGAGATTCGGATCAACCGGAATTTTGAGGGCGTTATGCGGCAGTGTGCCGCACCCAGGATTCAGGAGGAAGGTACCTGGATTTCGGAAGATATCATCAGGGCCTATACTCAGTTGCATGACCTCGGCATGGCCCATAGTATCGAAGCCTATCAGGAAGGAGAGTTAGTTGGCGGCTTGTATGGGGTAGCAATCGGAGCGGCTTTTTTCGGCGAATCCATGTTTCACCAGGTAAGCAATGCCTCTAAGGTAGCCTTCCACACCCTGATGGGGCTTCTCCGGGAACGGAACTTCAAACTCCTCGATACCCAGTTTATCAATGACAATGTGCGTCGGTTTGGGGCAATCGAAATTCCCAAAGCGGAATACCTCGCACGTTTGCGGCAGGCTATTTCTATGAAGACTCGCTTCACCGAACCTGACCTGGAGTACCTGTTCCAACGCGTAGCCTAG
- a CDS encoding GNAT family N-acetyltransferase codes for MKNNGISESPFLVQIANEDHLHYAETICAEMEESAKKRGTGIAKRSAVYLMEKMIEGKAIIATTKAGEWVGFCYIETWEHGKFVANSGLIVHPDFRNSGIAKAIKAKAFELSRKKYPNAKIIGITTSLAVMKINSDLGYEPVTFSELPADDAFWKGCASCVNYDVLTRTNRKNCLCTGMMYNHEEAKKHTKDEGWNFLKESKLYERWMRIKQRILLRRNDRTQKKSPDAMLV; via the coding sequence ATGAAAAATAACGGAATTTCAGAGAGTCCTTTCCTTGTTCAGATTGCCAACGAAGACCATCTACACTACGCTGAAACGATTTGCGCCGAAATGGAGGAAAGCGCCAAAAAGCGGGGGACGGGTATCGCCAAACGCTCGGCGGTTTATCTGATGGAGAAGATGATAGAAGGTAAAGCCATTATCGCCACCACCAAAGCAGGCGAATGGGTGGGCTTCTGCTATATCGAAACCTGGGAACACGGTAAGTTCGTAGCCAATTCGGGCCTGATCGTGCACCCCGATTTTCGCAACAGTGGTATTGCCAAAGCCATCAAGGCCAAGGCTTTTGAGCTATCCCGCAAGAAGTACCCAAATGCCAAGATCATTGGCATCACGACCAGTCTGGCGGTAATGAAAATCAATTCTGACCTCGGCTATGAACCCGTAACGTTCAGTGAGCTTCCGGCGGACGATGCTTTCTGGAAGGGTTGCGCCAGTTGTGTCAATTACGACGTCCTGACTCGTACCAACCGTAAAAACTGCCTGTGTACGGGTATGATGTACAACCACGAGGAGGCTAAGAAGCATACGAAAGACGAAGGTTGGAACTTCCTGAAAGAGTCCAAGCTTTATGAGCGTTGGATGCGGATCAAGCAGCGGATTCTGCTACGAAGGAATGATCGTACCCAAAAGAAAAGCCCCGACGCGATGCTGGTATAG
- the argG gene encoding argininosuccinate synthase: MSQKPKVVLAFSGGLDTSFCVKYLAEDQGYEVYSVLVDTGGFSDAELKSIEANAYALGVRQHTTVVKTTEYYTDCIKYLIFGNILKNNTYPLSVSAERIFQAVAVAEYAKEIGASAIAHGSTGAGNDQVRFDMAFRIIMPEAEVITPIRDLKLSREAEIEYLTKKGVERDWKKAEYSINKGLWGTSVGGRETLTSQKYLPESAWPTQVAKTEPETITLEFEKGELVGLNGERSVTPVQAIQKLAEIAQPFGIGRDIHVGDTIIGIKGRVGFEAAAPLIIIKAHHTLEKHVLTEQQLYWKEQLANWYGSLLHKGQFVEPVMRNIETFLTDTQSHVTGRVGVQLAPYRFYVEGIESPYDLMSPVFGSYGEMNNAWTGDDVRGFSKVASNQAMIYQKVSELAEKK; this comes from the coding sequence ATGTCCCAAAAACCAAAAGTAGTATTAGCGTTCAGCGGTGGACTGGACACCTCGTTTTGTGTGAAGTACCTGGCCGAGGACCAGGGGTACGAAGTTTATTCGGTCCTGGTGGATACGGGCGGGTTTTCTGATGCGGAACTCAAGAGCATCGAAGCCAATGCCTATGCATTGGGCGTCAGGCAACACACGACGGTTGTGAAAACTACGGAATACTACACTGATTGCATCAAGTACCTCATATTTGGCAATATTCTCAAAAACAACACCTACCCACTATCAGTGAGTGCCGAGCGAATTTTCCAGGCCGTAGCCGTAGCGGAATACGCGAAGGAAATTGGCGCCTCGGCCATTGCCCACGGGAGTACCGGGGCGGGCAACGACCAGGTACGGTTCGACATGGCTTTCCGTATTATCATGCCCGAGGCCGAGGTGATTACCCCTATTCGTGACCTGAAACTATCGCGCGAAGCCGAAATCGAGTACCTGACCAAAAAAGGTGTGGAGCGAGATTGGAAAAAAGCCGAATACAGCATTAACAAAGGGTTGTGGGGTACCTCGGTGGGCGGCCGGGAAACGCTGACTTCCCAAAAGTACCTGCCCGAAAGCGCCTGGCCCACCCAGGTAGCCAAAACCGAACCCGAAACGATCACGCTGGAGTTCGAAAAGGGCGAGTTGGTGGGACTGAACGGTGAACGCAGCGTAACCCCCGTACAGGCTATTCAAAAACTGGCCGAAATCGCCCAGCCCTTCGGTATCGGTCGCGATATTCATGTGGGCGATACCATTATCGGCATCAAGGGTAGGGTAGGTTTTGAAGCCGCTGCACCGCTGATTATTATCAAAGCCCACCATACGCTGGAAAAACACGTACTGACTGAGCAGCAACTCTATTGGAAAGAGCAACTCGCCAACTGGTACGGTAGCCTGCTGCACAAGGGACAGTTCGTGGAGCCTGTTATGCGCAATATCGAAACCTTTTTGACCGATACCCAAAGCCACGTGACGGGTAGAGTGGGGGTACAACTAGCTCCGTACCGTTTTTACGTAGAAGGCATTGAGTCGCCTTATGATCTGATGTCGCCCGTGTTTGGCAGCTACGGTGAAATGAACAATGCCTGGACGGGTGACGATGTGCGGGGTTTCTCAAAGGTAGCCTCGAATCAGGCTATGATTTATCAGAAAGTGAGTGAGTTAGCAGAGAAGAAATGA
- the argC gene encoding N-acetyl-gamma-glutamyl-phosphate reductase gives MTDTINVGIIGAAGYTGGELIRILLNHPNANIAFAHSKSQAGRPVYATHTDLLGDTDLMFSGEETQTLLTSESLHVIFLCSGHGESKKFLETNEVPDAVKIIDLSTDFRDESASFVYGLPELQKDRIRKASRIANPGCFATSIELALLPLAQAGLLKDDVHVSAVTGSTGAGQSLSATTHFSWRNNNASIYKAFTHQHLTEIKMSVTKLQADFGQKINFIPYRGDFTRGIMANVYTPYGGSLEEAIDLYESYYGAHPFTHISIPAIDLKQVVNTNKCFIHLEKHEGQLLITSIIDNLTKGASGQAVQNMNLLFGLPEDSGLRLKAPAY, from the coding sequence ATGACAGACACAATTAACGTAGGTATTATTGGGGCAGCCGGCTATACGGGTGGCGAACTGATCCGTATTCTGTTAAATCATCCGAATGCAAACATCGCCTTTGCCCACAGCAAAAGTCAGGCGGGTAGACCGGTGTACGCCACGCATACTGATTTGCTGGGCGATACGGACCTGATGTTTTCGGGCGAGGAAACGCAGACTTTACTCACTAGCGAATCGCTGCACGTGATTTTCTTATGTTCGGGACACGGTGAATCCAAAAAATTTCTGGAAACCAATGAGGTACCTGATGCGGTGAAAATCATTGACCTAAGTACCGACTTCCGCGACGAATCAGCAAGCTTTGTGTACGGTCTGCCAGAGCTGCAAAAAGACAGAATCAGGAAAGCTAGCAGAATCGCTAACCCTGGCTGCTTTGCGACGAGTATCGAGCTGGCTTTGCTACCCCTGGCACAGGCCGGACTGCTGAAAGACGATGTACACGTCAGTGCCGTTACGGGTAGTACAGGTGCCGGGCAGTCGTTGAGTGCGACCACGCATTTTTCGTGGCGCAATAATAACGCTTCGATTTACAAGGCCTTCACGCACCAGCATTTGACCGAAATAAAAATGAGCGTGACGAAATTGCAGGCCGATTTTGGGCAAAAAATAAATTTTATTCCTTATCGGGGCGATTTCACACGCGGCATCATGGCCAATGTATATACACCCTACGGAGGGTCGCTGGAAGAGGCAATCGACTTATACGAAAGTTATTACGGAGCGCATCCATTTACGCACATTAGCATTCCAGCTATCGACTTGAAGCAAGTGGTCAACACCAATAAGTGTTTTATTCATTTGGAAAAGCACGAGGGGCAGCTACTGATCACAAGCATCATCGACAACCTGACCAAGGGCGCATCGGGACAAGCAGTACAGAATATGAACCTGCTTTTTGGCTTACCTGAGGATTCGGGATTAAGGCTGAAAGCGCCGGCTTATTAA
- a CDS encoding aspartate aminotransferase family protein: MTHLFDVYPLYDIEPVKARGSYLWDQNGTKYTDLYGGHAVISVGHCHPYYVEMLTKQMNAISFYSNSVRISLQEELAEKLGELSGYPDYRLFLCNSGAEANENALKLASFHNGRTKVIAFNKAFHGRTAGAVAVTDNPAIVAPVNYNQHVTFLPYNDIEAAETGITDEVCAVIVEGIQGVGGIHVATDEFLQTLRRRCDETGAVLILDSVQCGFGRTGKFFSHQFSGIDPDLMTMAKGMGNGFPIGGVLISPKFKASYGMLGTTFGGNHLACAAGVAVLDIMKSENLIENAARMGEYFMEGIRRVGGYKELRGRGLMIGIEYDFPVKDLRNKLLFEHKLFTGVAGANTIRLLPSLAIGTEEADAFLKALEVEISQVPN; this comes from the coding sequence ATGACGCATCTATTTGATGTTTATCCCCTATATGACATAGAGCCTGTCAAAGCGCGGGGTAGCTACCTCTGGGATCAGAACGGTACCAAATATACGGACCTGTACGGTGGGCACGCGGTAATTTCGGTTGGGCATTGTCATCCGTATTACGTGGAAATGCTCACCAAGCAAATGAATGCCATCAGTTTTTACTCCAACTCGGTGCGGATCAGTCTACAGGAAGAACTGGCTGAGAAACTGGGTGAACTCTCGGGGTACCCTGACTATCGGCTTTTTCTGTGCAACTCGGGCGCCGAAGCCAACGAGAACGCCTTAAAACTCGCTTCGTTCCATAATGGTCGCACAAAAGTAATCGCTTTCAACAAAGCCTTTCATGGCCGGACAGCTGGGGCCGTCGCCGTTACGGACAATCCAGCCATCGTGGCGCCGGTCAATTACAATCAGCACGTTACGTTCCTACCCTACAACGACATAGAAGCCGCCGAAACCGGCATCACCGATGAAGTGTGCGCGGTGATTGTGGAAGGCATTCAGGGGGTAGGGGGCATCCACGTGGCGACGGATGAATTTCTGCAAACCCTGCGCCGCAGGTGCGACGAAACCGGGGCCGTACTGATCCTGGATAGCGTCCAATGCGGGTTCGGACGTACCGGGAAGTTCTTCTCGCACCAATTCAGCGGCATTGACCCCGACCTGATGACAATGGCTAAGGGTATGGGCAATGGCTTCCCGATTGGGGGGGTACTTATTTCCCCCAAGTTCAAGGCAAGCTACGGGATGCTGGGAACAACGTTTGGAGGTAACCACCTGGCCTGCGCGGCAGGGGTAGCGGTGCTGGATATCATGAAAAGCGAAAACCTTATCGAGAATGCCGCCCGCATGGGCGAATACTTCATGGAGGGTATCCGGCGGGTGGGTGGCTACAAGGAGTTACGCGGACGCGGACTGATGATTGGGATCGAATATGATTTCCCGGTAAAAGACTTGCGGAATAAACTGCTCTTCGAGCACAAGTTATTCACGGGCGTGGCAGGGGCCAATACCATTCGTTTGCTTCCTTCGCTGGCCATCGGTACCGAAGAAGCCGACGCTTTTCTGAAAGCACTGGAAGTAGAGATTTCGCAAGTACCAAACTAA